ACATCCAAGCAAAAGAAACAGACAACGATTGTTTCGTAACGCTTTTGTATAAAACAGTTTTGTGAACTGGAGTGTGTTGTGCGTAAAATTTTTGTTATTAGCATGTTGCTGGTAGGTGTTGTAATGCTGAGCGGCTTTATGGGCATCGGCGAATCTGAAGTAGAACTTGAAGGCAAAGCTATTAAGCTGGCAAAAGAAGTTCAGCGTGGTGATTATAAAGTAATTTCTACACAGGAACTGCATGACGCACTGGGTAAAAACGATATTCTCGTAATTGATACCATGCCGTACGAAGCATCTTACAAAAAGAATCATATCCCTGGTGCAAAACAAATTTTATTCCCAATTCCAGATATGGAAACATGGGATACTAAAGAAACTGCTGGTAAAACTCAGGCAGACTTTGAAGCACTCCTCGGTGCAGACAAAGACCGCATGCTCGTTTTCTACTGTGGTTTTGTTAAGTGTACCCGTTCTCACAATGGTGCTGCTTGGGCACGTAAATTAGGTTACACTAATGTATATCGTCATCCAGGTGGTATTAAAGCATGGAAAGAAGCTGGTTACCCTGTAGATGAAATTAAATAAGTATTCAGAAGCATCACCTGTTGATGCTGAATTATCGCCTGAAGCTGAAGCCGTTGTTGAGCGGCTGAAGCTTCAGGCGGAAAATTTATTCGAAACCCGCGCATTGTTGTGTGCAGAAGCGGTGATGGTTACTTTGAATGAGGCGTTTGACGGTTCTCTTTCAGAGGAAGAAGCCATTAACCTTGGCTCCACGTTTTGTATGGGAGTCGGAACTGCCGGATGCATGTGCGGTGCACTTGCGGGTGGGTTGGCATCAGTAGGCATGTTTACGGGAAAAGGGCGTCTAGCTGACAGCAATGCCCACGCCCGTGATTGTGGTAAAAATCTGCACGATGCGTTTGTCCGTAATCATAAGACCACCTGTTGTCGTAGTCT
The nucleotide sequence above comes from Halodesulfovibrio sp.. Encoded proteins:
- a CDS encoding C-GCAxxG-C-C family (seleno)protein; protein product: MKLNKYSEASPVDAELSPEAEAVVERLKLQAENLFETRALLCAEAVMVTLNEAFDGSLSEEEAINLGSTFCMGVGTAGCMCGALAGGLASVGMFTGKGRLADSNAHARDCGKNLHDAFVRNHKTTCCRSLTRHVKNDSAKHFAQCTMLTGNATELAARIIIAERQDTHITPRKALAKGHVLAMRAGNVLRNVCKSVWRLAHR
- a CDS encoding rhodanese-like domain-containing protein, which translates into the protein MRKIFVISMLLVGVVMLSGFMGIGESEVELEGKAIKLAKEVQRGDYKVISTQELHDALGKNDILVIDTMPYEASYKKNHIPGAKQILFPIPDMETWDTKETAGKTQADFEALLGADKDRMLVFYCGFVKCTRSHNGAAWARKLGYTNVYRHPGGIKAWKEAGYPVDEIK